The genomic window CCAGGTGGGTGATCGGTTTGCGGGTGTGGGCGTAGGGCAGCCAGATGCGGTCGCTGGCGCCAAAACCCGAGTGGCAGTCCAGCGCCATGCTGAAGGGGCGTGATAACAATTCGCTGCGCACTTCGGCACACAGCGCCAGGTTCTCGGCCTCCATGGGTCGGTCGGCCAGCCCGCGGTACCAGGGCAGGGTGGCGCTGATGCGTTGGCCACCGACCAGGAACGGCACCTTGTCCACCGCATCCACCGGCGCGTTGCGCATCAGGTCCACACCCTGGGGGTTGGCACGTGTACCCATCAGCATGCCGCCCGGGTTGACGATGGGCATAAACAACAGTCTGACCGACTCCAACTGGCTGTGCAGTGTGGCATCCCACTGCAGGCGCATCACCAGGTTGTGCAAAAACGCGATGACCACCTCGGCGCCAATGCGCTCCAGACCGTGTACGCCACCGAAAAAACCGATGGCGGGCACGTCGGGGTCAGGGTTGCCCAGACCGATGGCGTAGACGGGCAGGGCGGTGCCCGCAGGGGATGTCACCTGGTGCACCACCTTGACCTGCAGGTGGGGTGCGCCCAGGTCCAGGATGCGCTCCAGGGCTTCGAGTTCCGGCAGATGGGTGGCTAACACGTAGGGCTTGGTATGGGGTTTGTCGCCCCAGCATAGTCTGCAAACCACGTTTGTCTGGCATGGCACAGTGCCGCCCTGGGGTATGGTCGTTTGACG from Rhodoferax sp. AJA081-3 includes these protein-coding regions:
- a CDS encoding M14 family zinc carboxypeptidase, with protein sequence MLATHLPELEALERILDLGAPHLQVKVVHQVTSPAGTALPVYAIGLGNPDPDVPAIGFFGGVHGLERIGAEVVIAFLHNLVMRLQWDATLHSQLESVRLLFMPIVNPGGMLMGTRANPQGVDLMRNAPVDAVDKVPFLVGGQRISATLPWYRGLADRPMEAENLALCAEVRSELLSRPFSMALDCHSGFGASDRIWLPYAHTRKPITHLAEMQALKDVFLQTYSHHPYVFEPQSLQYLAHGDIWDYLYLEACTDPARMFLPLTLEMGSWLWIKKNPRQVFSLKGIFNPLIAHRQHRVLRRHLSLLDFLCRASASHTRWVPTGDARAKLHAEALRAWYD